The genome window CGGCGCGGCGCTGATGAACGCGGTCGACATATCCGGGAAGGAGCTCTCAGAGCTCGATATCGTCTTCTCGGGCGCCGGCGCGTCGGCCATCGCGACGGCCCGATTCTACGTTTCGCTCGGCGCGCGCAAGGAGAACATCACGATGTGCGACTCCTCGGGGATCATCACCGAGGAGCGCGTCGAGGCCGGCGAGGTCAACGAGTACAAGAGCCAGTTCGCCACGCCCGTCGAGGGCGGTGACCTCGCGGACGCGATGGAGGGCGCAGACGTGTTCGTCGGACTCTCGGTGGGGGGGATCGTCTCCCAGGAGATGGTCCGCTCGATGGGCGACGACCCGATCATCTTCGCGATGGCGAACCCCGACCCGGAGATCACCTACGAGGACGCGAAGGACGCGCGCGACGACACGGTGATCATGGCGACGGGCCGGTCCGACTACCCGAACATGGTGAACAACGTGCTCGGGTTCCCCTTCCTGTTCCGCGGGGCGCTCGACGTGCGCGCGACCGAGATCAACGAGGAGATGAAGGCGGCCGCCGCGGAGGCGCTCGCCGACCTCGCGCGCAAGGACGTCCCGGACGCGGTCGTGAAGGCGTACGGCGACGAGCCCCTCCAGTTCGGCCCCGACTACGTCATCCCGAAGCCGCTCGACCCCCGCGTGCTGTTCGAGGTGGCGCCGCGCGTCGCGGAGGCGGCGATGGAGTCCGGGTCCGCGCGGGCCGAGATCGACTTAGAGAAGTACCGGGAGCGGCTCGAAGCGCGGCTCGGGAAGTCCCGCGAGATGATGCGGGTCGTGTTGAACAAAGCGAAGAGCGACCCGAAGCGGATCGCGCTCGCGGAGGGCACCGACGAGAAGATGATCCGCGCCGCCTACCAGCTCTCCGAGCAGGGGATCGCGGAGCCGGTGTTGCTCGGCGACGCCGACACCATCTCCCAGACTGCGGCCGAACTCGGCCTATCCTTCCGCCCCGAAGTGGTCGACCCCGACGACCGGGACGTCTCCGACTACGGCGATCGGCTGTACGAGCTCCGGAAGCGCAAGGGAATCACGAAGCGCGAAGCGGACGACTTGGTGAAGCGGGACACGAACTACCTCGGGAGCGTGATGGTCGAGACCGGCGACGTCGACGCGATGCTCACCGGGCTCACCCACCACTACCCGTCCGCGCTCCGGCCGCCGCTCCAGATCGTCGGATCCGCGGCCGACACCGACACCGTCGCCGGCGTGTACATGCTCACGTTCAAGAACCGGGTCATCTTCTGTGCGGACACGACCGTCAATCAGGACCCGGACGCCGAGACGCTGGCGGAGGTCACGCGACACACCGCCGACCTCGCGCGCCGGTTCAACGTCGAGCCGCGCGCGGCGATGCTGTCGTACTCCAACTTCGGGAGCGTCGACAACGAGGGGACACGAAAGCCGCGCGACGCGGTCGACATCCTCCAGTCCGACGACGCGGTCGACTTCCCGGTCGACGGGGAGATGCAGGCCGACACCGCGGTCGTCGACGACATCCTCAACGGGACCTACGAGTTCTCCCAGCTCGACGAGGCCGGCAACGTCCTCGTGTTCCCGAACCTCGAAGCCGGGAACATCGGGTACAAGCTCCTCCAGCGGCTCGGCGGCGCCGAGGCCATCGGACCGATGCTCGTCGGCATGGACGAGCCGGTCCACGTGCTCCAGCGGGGCGACGAGGTGAAAGACATCGTCAACCTCGCCAGCGTCGCGGTCGTGGACGCGCAAGAGTAGTTCGTCGGCCGCAGCCCGGCGCTCGTCACACCAATTTTACTTGTTTCCAACTACGACAGTATTGACATGGGACCGAGCGAGGATCCGGACGAAGCGACCGGGCCGCGAGTGCTCGACAACAGGCGCGACGCGACTCGCTACCGGGTCCTCGTCGAGATCGCCGCGCGACAGCCGGCGGTGAGCCAAGAGGAGATCGCCGACGTCATCGGCGTGACATCGCAGGCCGTGAGCGACTACGTCCGGGATCTGGTCGACGGCGGGTTCGTGGAGAAACGCGGTCGCGGTCGGTACGAGGTGACGAAGGAGGGAGTCGACTGGATCATCACGCGAACCGACGCCCTCTCGGAGTTCGTCTCTCGGGTGTCCGACGACGTCCTGGGAAGCGTCGACGTTGACGCCGCGGTGGCGACCGACGCGCTCGAAGAGGGGGACGACGTCGGACTGGAGATGCGCGACGGGGTGTTACACGCCGTCCCCGAGGGCGGTGCGGCGGCGACGGCGGTCGTCGTCACCGGCGGCGAGGCGGGAGAGGCCGTCGGCGTCACCGACTTCGAAGGCGTCGTCGAGTACGACCCGGGCGTGGTGACGGTCGTCCCCGTTCCGGCCGTGACGGAGGGGGAGCCCCCTTCTCCGGACGTGATCAGGGATCGAGCCACCGAGGCGGACCTCGTCGCGGTCGGTGGGACCGAGGCCTACGCGCTCGTGACCCGTACCGGACTGCGGCCCGACGTCCGGTTCGGATCGGCGACGGGCGTCTCACAGGCCGCCCTTCGCGGCTTGGACGTGCTCTTGCTCGTGTCGACCGACGAACTCTCTCGGCACACGACGCGGCTGCGCGAAGACGGCGTTCGGTACGAGGTTCGCGACTCCCTCGACCGCTGAGTCGGTCACAAAGCCAGAGCGCGATGCCGTGAAGACCGGGTGCGGGGAGAATCACGTGTGGGGATGGGTTCGATTCGGGGGCGAAACGAGTAGTGAACGATACGAGCGGAGAGACACACCGTGTTTCCGGTGAAATCGGGGTCTGGCTGGGTGCGGTTGTTGGGTGGGCTGGGTATCTTGTCCGAGAAACCGAACATCCTGTCCGATTCAAAACAACAGGTTTTATTACCTAATCCAGAGTAAAGCTCGCCAAGCCACATTGGCGAAGGCTCGCCGAGCCATACAGCCCGTTTCATCGGAAACGTGGTCTCCCTCGTGATGGAGTCGTCTAACACTCCATCGAACACCGGGTTTCCGGTGAAATAGGCTGGCAATCGCCTCCCCGTTGTTGGTCTTGTGGCACACTCGTCTCACTCCTGTCGCACTCTCGCTGATCGGTGCCTATTCTCGTCGTCCGTTCTCTCTGTCGTTCTTATCGCGTCGACCTCGCTCCTCCGAGGGTCTCGCCCCGACCTACCCCAAATCACCTCAACCCGTTCCTCCCCGACCTACCCCAAACCACCTCAACCCGTTCCTCCCCGACCTACCTCTCCCCAATCCCCGCTTTCACCGGAAACACGGTGTGTGTCTCGACCGACCAACCCGTCCCCCGACCTCCCCCACGACCGCGCCCCACACCCGGCCACGAAACAGAACGCATTTCACCGGAAACCCGGTGTCTCTCTCATGGACGCAGCGGACGACCTCTTCACGAGGGAGGATCCCATCTTCGCAAACAAGGAACTCCTCGAGATCAGTCACCTGCCGGGCGAGGGGCGAATCGTCGGCCGAGACGACGAGATCGCCGACTTGGCGACGGCGGTCAATCCGGCCATCTTCGGACAGAGCCCGAGCAACGTACTCATCTACGGGAAGACGGGTACGGGGAAGTCGCTGTGTGCGAAGTACGTCTCCAAGCGACTCGTCTCGACCGCGAGCGAGGAGGGCGTCACGGCGACGTTCGCCTACGTCGACTGCGCGCAGGACACCACGGAGACGCAGGCGGTCCAGACGATCGCCGAGGGCGTCAACGACCCCGAAGAGACCGGGATCAACGTCCCCGACAAGGGACTCTCCACCTCCACGTACTACAAGCGGCTCTGGCGGATCCTCGACCAGCGGTACGACGTCGTCCTAATCTTGCTCGACGAGATCGACAAGCTCGACGACGACGCAATCCTGATGCAGCTGTCCCGCGCGGGCGAGGCCGGGAAGATCACCGACTGTAAGCTGGGCGTCGTCGGGATCAGCAACAAGATCCAGTACAAAGACCGGATGGACGAGCGCGTCAAGTCGAGCCTCTGCGAGCGCGAGTTCGTCTTCCCGCCGTACGACGCGAATCAGCTACGAGAGATCATGCAGGCGCGTGCGG of Halorubrum trapanicum contains these proteins:
- a CDS encoding MarR family transcriptional regulator — encoded protein: MGPSEDPDEATGPRVLDNRRDATRYRVLVEIAARQPAVSQEEIADVIGVTSQAVSDYVRDLVDGGFVEKRGRGRYEVTKEGVDWIITRTDALSEFVSRVSDDVLGSVDVDAAVATDALEEGDDVGLEMRDGVLHAVPEGGAAATAVVVTGGEAGEAVGVTDFEGVVEYDPGVVTVVPVPAVTEGEPPSPDVIRDRATEADLVAVGGTEAYALVTRTGLRPDVRFGSATGVSQAALRGLDVLLLVSTDELSRHTTRLREDGVRYEVRDSLDR
- a CDS encoding Cdc6/Cdc18 family protein; the encoded protein is MDAADDLFTREDPIFANKELLEISHLPGEGRIVGRDDEIADLATAVNPAIFGQSPSNVLIYGKTGTGKSLCAKYVSKRLVSTASEEGVTATFAYVDCAQDTTETQAVQTIAEGVNDPEETGINVPDKGLSTSTYYKRLWRILDQRYDVVLILLDEIDKLDDDAILMQLSRAGEAGKITDCKLGVVGISNKIQYKDRMDERVKSSLCEREFVFPPYDANQLREIMQARADAFHDDVLDPSTIPRAAALAAREHGDARKAIDILRYAGEIAQGNDEPTVREEFVTQARERAETDRFRELIRGSTPHSRYVLQALALLSLSNGRQDGFRTSRVYEIYENICRQEGSDSLSLRRVRDLLKEHAFLDIIEQSKHSGGSAEGSYTKHQLLEDPSVVKEVLTEDDAET